One Cohnella candidum genomic region harbors:
- a CDS encoding peptidylprolyl isomerase: protein MLHPKRASARRVLFTVLAAVLLAALVAGCGKKNDNKANADKVGLPGSGEGTVIATYDGGQITSGEFDKYTAFMEVSDPQTAMYLQIPQFKEQFVKQFALYKVMYGRATDAQAKAADEDVKNFETSINDALKTSTDLKSQLDQKKLTVDEMKKIVKVLATGSQIAKAQSDEFTKAVTDAEIKAEYDKNKADYNIVTVRHVLVATTDSTTGKQLRSDDEALKRAKEAKDKLDKGGDWNAIAKQYSDDPGSKDKGGLYEKQQAKGWDTDFKNAANTQPIGKIGEPVQSQFGYHVIKVESREETAYDKLAQADKDELKQSVVSTKVQNYLQSEEEKLNVKVTLPAEPSASPSASASPGASASPSAPASPSVSASPSSSPASK, encoded by the coding sequence ATGTTGCACCCTAAACGCGCATCTGCGCGCCGGGTATTGTTTACGGTCTTGGCGGCGGTGCTGCTGGCCGCGCTCGTCGCCGGATGCGGCAAGAAAAACGATAATAAGGCGAATGCCGATAAAGTCGGTCTTCCCGGGTCAGGGGAAGGTACCGTCATCGCCACGTACGACGGCGGCCAGATTACCTCAGGGGAGTTCGACAAGTATACCGCCTTTATGGAAGTATCCGATCCCCAAACGGCCATGTACCTGCAAATTCCGCAATTCAAAGAGCAGTTCGTCAAACAGTTCGCGCTGTACAAAGTGATGTACGGCCGCGCGACGGACGCGCAGGCCAAAGCGGCCGACGAAGACGTCAAAAACTTCGAAACGTCGATTAACGACGCCTTGAAGACCAGTACGGATCTGAAGAGCCAACTCGACCAGAAGAAATTGACGGTCGACGAAATGAAGAAAATCGTGAAGGTGCTGGCGACCGGATCCCAAATCGCCAAAGCCCAGAGCGACGAATTCACCAAGGCCGTTACCGACGCAGAAATCAAGGCCGAGTACGACAAGAACAAGGCCGATTACAATATCGTCACCGTCCGGCACGTGTTGGTCGCCACGACCGATTCGACGACCGGCAAACAGCTGAGAAGCGACGACGAAGCCCTCAAGCGGGCCAAAGAAGCGAAGGACAAGCTCGATAAAGGCGGCGACTGGAACGCGATCGCCAAACAATATTCCGACGATCCGGGTTCCAAGGACAAGGGCGGCTTGTACGAGAAGCAGCAAGCCAAAGGTTGGGATACGGACTTTAAAAACGCCGCGAACACGCAGCCGATCGGCAAGATCGGCGAGCCGGTCCAATCGCAATTCGGCTACCACGTCATCAAGGTGGAAAGCCGCGAGGAAACGGCTTACGACAAGCTTGCCCAAGCGGACAAAGACGAACTGAAACAATCGGTCGTCAGCACGAAGGTGCAGAACTACCTGCAATCCGAAGAAGAGAAGCTGAACGTCAAAGTGACGCTTCCGGCCGAACCTTCCGCATCGCCGTCCGCTTCGGCATCTCCGGGCGCATCGGCATCCCCGTCGGCACCGGCTTCACCGAGCGTTTCCGCGTCTCCGAGCTCCTCGCCGGCAAGCAAATAA
- the spoVT gene encoding stage V sporulation protein T: MKATGIVRRIDDLGRVVIPKEIRRTLRIREGDPLEIFVDRDGEVILKKYSPIGELGDFAKEYAESLYESTNHITMISDRDTVIALAGASKKEYLDKPIGSVLENCMENRKIMLETGAGSFEIMRDGGENFSSFVAAPIVAGGDPIGTVVLLSKEEGVSMGEMESKMVETAAGFLAKQMEQ, encoded by the coding sequence ATGAAAGCAACCGGAATTGTACGCCGCATCGACGACCTGGGCAGGGTCGTCATTCCGAAGGAAATCCGCCGCACGCTCCGCATCCGGGAAGGGGATCCGCTCGAAATTTTCGTCGACCGGGACGGTGAAGTCATACTCAAAAAGTATTCCCCGATCGGAGAACTCGGCGACTTCGCCAAGGAATACGCCGAATCCTTATACGAAAGCACGAATCATATCACGATGATCTCCGACCGGGATACCGTCATCGCCTTGGCCGGCGCTTCCAAAAAGGAATATTTGGACAAGCCGATCGGCAGCGTGCTCGAGAATTGCATGGAGAACCGCAAAATCATGCTGGAAACGGGAGCGGGCAGCTTCGAGATCATGCGTGACGGCGGAGAAAACTTCAGCTCGTTCGTCGCGGCTCCGATCGTCGCCGGCGGCGACCCGATCGGCACGGTCGTTCTGCTTAGCAAAGAAGAAGGAGTTTCCATGGGCGAAATGGAAAGCAAAATGGTCGAGACGGCGGCCGGCTTCCTGGCCAAACAAATGGAGCAATAA
- a CDS encoding putative polysaccharide biosynthesis protein yields the protein MSTERNPGPSAGKTVLKGAALLGGAALISKVIGTLQKIPLQNFAGDEVFGLYSAVYALAIMWMTLAAAGVPTAVSVMVAEREAEGDEAGAQRVVRWSFGLLCASGLLAFGILQAAAPLFADWMGAPGAVAAVRTSSIALLFSPAAAVLRGYRQGQMRMARPALSQVIEQTARVAFMLAMLWWAIDAGWNASAATAAVHGGLAAGAVGGLVAMLWPERRRTGAGVWIQGAETPKKRSSRPDGGNVRIVIWPETRKTLVRRIITVALPVAAASVVAPLFGLIDAFSIPRLLQNAGSEAAASLAQFGVYNRGIALLQLVLMAAGGAASALVPALTASRTRGDDASETAEKAAFALRLGWWLGGASAIGLALLAAPIDITLFADDAGSRAIVLMAPAAVFGTLQAVSGGLLQGRGDLKSPAVNLAVAAVFKLALNALLVPAYGIEGAAAGMVAAYGAAAVLNALSLRQKLAVPAARLATAWKPAAALAAMAAAVALAALALGALTQGLPARAGALLTALPGVAVGALAFAAALIAAGAVGPRQWRELPGCGPGSRMDARLTRLQAAVRRKTAPSPSSPEG from the coding sequence ATGTCAACGGAACGGAACCCGGGGCCGTCCGCGGGGAAAACGGTATTGAAAGGGGCGGCGCTTCTCGGCGGAGCGGCGCTGATCTCCAAGGTGATCGGAACCTTGCAGAAAATCCCGCTGCAGAACTTCGCCGGCGATGAGGTGTTCGGTTTATACAGCGCGGTGTACGCGCTTGCGATCATGTGGATGACGCTGGCGGCGGCGGGCGTGCCGACCGCGGTCAGCGTGATGGTGGCGGAACGGGAAGCGGAAGGAGACGAGGCGGGGGCCCAGCGCGTCGTCCGCTGGTCGTTCGGGCTGTTGTGCGCGAGCGGGCTGCTCGCCTTCGGCATTCTGCAGGCGGCAGCGCCTCTGTTCGCGGATTGGATGGGCGCGCCTGGAGCGGTGGCAGCCGTCCGCACTTCCTCCATCGCGCTGTTGTTCTCTCCTGCGGCGGCGGTGCTGCGGGGATACCGGCAAGGCCAGATGCGCATGGCCCGCCCCGCGCTGTCCCAGGTGATCGAACAGACGGCGCGCGTCGCCTTCATGCTGGCGATGCTGTGGTGGGCGATCGATGCGGGCTGGAACGCCTCCGCCGCGACGGCGGCCGTCCACGGCGGGTTGGCCGCGGGCGCCGTCGGCGGCCTCGTCGCCATGCTGTGGCCGGAGAGAAGGAGGACGGGCGCCGGCGTCTGGATTCAGGGAGCGGAGACGCCGAAGAAGCGTTCGTCCCGGCCGGACGGCGGCAACGTGAGGATCGTGATTTGGCCGGAAACGCGCAAAACTCTCGTGCGGCGGATCATAACGGTCGCGCTGCCTGTCGCCGCCGCTTCCGTGGTCGCTCCGCTGTTCGGGCTCATCGACGCGTTTTCGATTCCGCGGCTGCTTCAGAATGCGGGGTCGGAAGCGGCCGCTTCCCTTGCGCAGTTCGGCGTTTATAACCGCGGCATCGCCCTGCTTCAGCTCGTGCTGATGGCGGCGGGGGGCGCCGCCTCCGCTCTCGTGCCGGCGCTGACCGCTTCCCGCACGCGCGGCGACGACGCTTCGGAGACCGCCGAGAAAGCGGCATTCGCGCTGAGGCTCGGCTGGTGGCTGGGCGGTGCGTCCGCCATCGGCTTGGCGCTGCTGGCGGCGCCGATCGACATCACGCTGTTCGCCGACGACGCGGGCAGCCGCGCGATCGTGCTGATGGCGCCCGCCGCCGTGTTCGGCACTTTGCAGGCTGTCAGCGGCGGCTTGCTTCAAGGCCGGGGCGATCTGAAGTCCCCGGCCGTCAATCTCGCGGTGGCGGCGGTATTCAAGCTGGCGCTGAACGCCTTGCTCGTGCCGGCGTACGGCATCGAAGGCGCGGCGGCCGGCATGGTCGCCGCCTATGGCGCAGCGGCCGTGCTGAACGCGCTGTCGCTGCGCCAGAAGCTGGCGGTGCCGGCCGCACGGCTCGCCACCGCCTGGAAGCCCGCCGCCGCGCTCGCCGCGATGGCGGCGGCGGTCGCGCTTGCCGCGCTGGCGCTCGGCGCGCTCACGCAGGGCCTGCCGGCCCGCGCCGGGGCGCTGCTCACCGCGCTGCCCGGCGTCGCCGTCGGCGCACTCGCGTTCGCCGCCGCCCTGATCGCCGCGGGAGCCGTCGGCCCGCGGCAATGGCGGGAGCTGCCGGGCTGCGGCCCCGGCTCCCGCATGGATGCCCGGCTCACGAGGCTGCAAGCCGCCGTTCGGCGCAAGACCGCTCCATCCCCATCTTCCCCGGAAGGATGA
- the mazG gene encoding nucleoside triphosphate pyrophosphohydrolase produces the protein MTASITVVGLGSGGEDQLTLGALKALEQSSLRFARTADHPAISDLKARGITFETFDSHYEAHDRFEDVYESIAETLLRTASERQGESVIYTVPGHPMVAERTVQLLREHAPQRGVELRLIGGESFLDQAFVRLGFDPIEGFQLLDASELTREQLRPRLHTVIGQVYDAFTASDVKLALMNVYPDDYPVVVGQALGIPGQERIRTVPLHDLDRLDAYGNLTLVYIRADADDRLRRRSFERLHEIVAILRSPEGCPWDREQTHQSIRKNFIEETYEAIEALDNDDPDNMKEEFGDVVLQVLLHSQMEEEVGTFDVYDVLAELNDKLIFRHPHVFGGENAQDAEEALKNWEQMKAEEKRRKGVPERTSVLDGIPKDLPALPRAYKLQKKAAGVGFDWPDLTGVFDKIEEELAELRYAAANETPERSKEELGDLLFAVVNAARFLKADPEEALAGTNRKFASRFGHIEERLRISGRTFDETGLLEMEEWWQEAKNLPK, from the coding sequence ATGACCGCATCCATCACCGTCGTCGGGCTCGGCTCCGGCGGCGAAGACCAACTGACGCTCGGCGCGCTGAAGGCGCTCGAGCAATCGTCGCTGCGGTTCGCCCGCACGGCGGACCACCCTGCTATAAGCGACTTAAAGGCACGCGGGATCACGTTCGAAACGTTCGATTCCCACTATGAAGCGCACGACCGCTTCGAGGACGTATACGAATCGATTGCGGAAACGCTGCTTCGGACCGCATCGGAGCGGCAAGGCGAATCCGTCATCTACACCGTGCCCGGCCACCCGATGGTCGCCGAGCGGACCGTGCAGCTTCTGCGCGAGCACGCTCCGCAGCGCGGAGTGGAGCTTCGCCTTATCGGCGGAGAGAGCTTCCTGGACCAAGCGTTCGTCCGGCTCGGCTTCGATCCGATCGAGGGCTTCCAGCTTCTTGACGCTTCCGAGCTGACCCGCGAGCAGCTTCGTCCCCGCCTGCACACCGTGATCGGGCAGGTTTACGACGCTTTCACCGCCTCCGACGTGAAACTGGCGCTTATGAACGTCTATCCCGACGACTACCCGGTCGTCGTCGGACAAGCGCTGGGCATTCCCGGCCAGGAGCGCATCCGAACCGTTCCGCTCCACGATCTCGACAGGCTCGACGCTTACGGCAATCTCACGCTCGTCTACATACGCGCGGACGCCGACGACCGGCTGCGCAGGCGCTCCTTCGAGCGGCTCCATGAAATCGTGGCCATCCTGAGAAGTCCCGAAGGATGCCCGTGGGACCGCGAACAGACGCACCAATCGATCCGCAAAAACTTCATCGAAGAAACGTACGAGGCGATCGAAGCGCTCGACAACGACGATCCGGACAACATGAAAGAAGAGTTCGGCGACGTCGTTCTCCAGGTGCTGCTGCACAGCCAGATGGAAGAAGAGGTCGGTACGTTCGACGTCTACGACGTGCTCGCGGAATTGAACGACAAGCTGATCTTCCGCCATCCCCACGTGTTCGGCGGGGAGAACGCGCAGGATGCCGAAGAAGCGCTCAAGAACTGGGAGCAGATGAAAGCCGAGGAGAAACGCCGCAAAGGAGTGCCCGAACGGACTTCCGTGCTGGACGGCATTCCGAAGGACCTGCCCGCGCTTCCACGCGCCTACAAGCTGCAGAAGAAGGCCGCGGGCGTCGGCTTCGACTGGCCGGATCTTACCGGCGTATTCGACAAAATCGAGGAAGAGTTGGCGGAGCTCCGCTACGCGGCCGCGAACGAGACCCCGGAACGCAGCAAGGAAGAATTGGGCGACCTTCTATTTGCCGTGGTGAACGCCGCTAGATTCCTGAAAGCCGATCCGGAAGAGGCGCTGGCCGGCACGAACCGCAAGTTCGCCTCCCGTTTCGGTCATATCGAAGAGAGATTGCGTATAAGCGGCCGAACTTTTGACGAAACTGGTTTACTAGAGATGGAAGAGTGGTGGCAGGAGGCGAAAAACCTTCCCAAGTGA